In one Candidatus Palibaumannia cicadellinicola genomic region, the following are encoded:
- the folE gene encoding GTP cyclohydrolase I FolE → MVTLTKEASMVRQALLTHGLEPLLRGAMLNREVRKRRITKHIKKIMTLLNLNLADDSLAKTPHRIANMYMDEIFSGLDYSNFPKITVISNKMKVDEMVTVRDITITSTCEHHFLMIDGKATVSYIPKNSVIGLSKINRIVRFFAQRPQVQERLTQQILLALQTILNTNNVAVSIYAIHYCVKARGICDSTSATTTTSLGGLFKSSQNTRQEFLRTITHHR, encoded by the coding sequence ATGGTAACGCTGACAAAAGAAGCATCCATGGTACGTCAGGCTTTACTGACACATGGACTAGAACCACTTCTTCGGGGGGCTATGCTAAATAGAGAAGTACGTAAACGCCGTATTACTAAACACATTAAGAAAATCATGACGCTACTTAACCTCAATCTAGCCGATGACAGCCTAGCGAAAACACCACATCGTATCGCAAACATGTATATGGACGAAATATTTTCTGGCTTAGATTATTCTAATTTTCCCAAAATTACTGTTATATCTAATAAAATGAAAGTTGATGAAATGGTAACAGTACGTGATATAACTATAACGAGTACTTGTGAGCATCACTTTTTGATGATAGATGGTAAAGCTACCGTTTCTTATATTCCCAAAAATAGCGTCATAGGTTTATCTAAAATTAATCGTATCGTACGATTTTTTGCCCAGCGTCCGCAAGTTCAAGAGCGACTCACTCAGCAAATTTTATTAGCGTTACAAACTATACTAAACACTAATAATGTAGCAGTATCTATTTATGCAATCCATTATTGCGTAAAAGCGCGCGGTATTTGTGACTCTACTAGTGCTACTACTACTACTTCATTAGGAGGACTTTTCAAATCTAGCCAAAATACTCGTCAGGAATTTTTACGTACTATCACACATCATCGATAA
- the rplY gene encoding 50S ribosomal protein L25, giving the protein MLTIHAETRQDQGTSASRRLRLVNKFPAIVYGGNTKPIAIELDQQMIMHTKNQESFYSDILTLIINGQRITVKVWAIQRHPFKSKLTHIDFLRVSS; this is encoded by the coding sequence ATGTTAACAATTCATGCTGAAACACGCCAAGATCAGGGTACAAGTGCAAGCCGCCGCTTACGTTTAGTAAATAAGTTTCCAGCGATTGTTTATGGCGGTAATACTAAACCTATCGCGATAGAACTAGATCAACAAATGATTATGCATACCAAAAATCAAGAAAGCTTTTATAGCGATATTCTTACTTTGATTATTAATGGTCAAAGAATCACAGTAAAGGTATGGGCAATACAGCGTCATCCGTTTAAATCTAAACTCACCCACATAGATTTTCTCCGAGTTAGCTCCTAG
- a CDS encoding amino acid permease: MLDKTTQQQKSNGLHRELKTRHLTMIAIGGSIGTGLFVASGASISQAGPGGALLSYMLIGLMVYFVMTSLGELAAYMPVSGSFATYGTLYVEEGFGFALGWNYWYNWAITIAVDLVAAQIVMSYWFTTIPGWIWSILFLSIIFILNVVSVKCFGEAEYCFSLIKVATVVIFIIVGVLMIIGILRGGAPACWHNWQVGEAPFAGGLAAIIDVAMIVGFSFQGTELIGIAAGESADPRTHIPRAMQQVFWRILLFYVLSILIISLLIPYTSPALLHHNINNITVSPFTLVFRNAGQLSAAAIMNSVILAAVLSAGNSGMYASTRMLYTLALEGKAPKMFAHLSKGGVPCNALYMTTIVAALCFLSSIYSHQKVYLWLLNTSGTTGFIAWLGIAISHYRFRRGFQKQGCSLEKLPYRAGWFPLGPVFAFILCLVIILGQDYRMFLADSIDWNDVVVSYIGIPLFLLIWLSYKCYRGSSFVRYEEMMFPK, translated from the coding sequence ATGTTAGATAAAACTACTCAGCAGCAGAAAAGTAACGGTCTACATCGTGAACTCAAAACTCGTCATCTGACAATGATCGCTATCGGTGGTTCTATTGGCACAGGATTATTTGTTGCCTCAGGTGCCTCGATATCCCAGGCTGGTCCTGGCGGCGCGTTACTGTCGTACATGCTGATTGGTCTAATGGTTTATTTTGTAATGACTAGTTTAGGTGAGTTAGCTGCTTATATGCCTGTATCTGGTTCGTTTGCTACTTATGGCACGCTCTATGTAGAAGAAGGTTTTGGTTTTGCACTTGGCTGGAACTATTGGTACAACTGGGCGATAACTATTGCGGTTGATCTAGTGGCGGCACAAATAGTAATGAGTTACTGGTTTACTACCATACCAGGTTGGATCTGGAGTATCTTATTTTTAAGTATAATATTCATACTCAATGTTGTTTCAGTAAAATGTTTCGGTGAAGCCGAATACTGTTTCTCGTTGATCAAAGTAGCTACAGTTGTGATTTTTATCATAGTTGGTGTGCTAATGATAATCGGTATCCTTCGTGGAGGAGCGCCAGCTTGTTGGCATAACTGGCAGGTAGGTGAGGCACCGTTCGCAGGTGGTTTAGCTGCGATAATAGATGTAGCGATGATCGTTGGTTTCTCCTTTCAAGGCACAGAACTTATTGGTATTGCAGCTGGTGAGTCGGCTGACCCTAGAACTCACATTCCACGTGCAATGCAGCAAGTGTTCTGGCGTATTCTATTATTTTATGTACTATCAATATTAATTATTAGCCTTCTCATTCCATATACTAGTCCGGCTTTATTGCATCATAATATAAACAACATCACTGTTAGCCCATTCACTTTAGTATTCCGTAACGCTGGGCAACTTTCTGCGGCCGCTATAATGAATAGTGTAATTCTTGCTGCAGTTTTATCGGCTGGCAATTCAGGAATGTATGCCTCTACGCGTATGCTCTACACTCTCGCGCTAGAAGGTAAGGCTCCTAAAATGTTTGCGCATTTGTCTAAAGGGGGTGTACCGTGCAACGCGCTGTACATGACGACTATCGTGGCGGCTTTGTGTTTTCTGTCATCGATATATAGTCATCAAAAAGTATATTTGTGGCTGCTTAATACTTCTGGTACTACTGGTTTCATTGCTTGGTTGGGTATTGCTATTAGTCATTATCGTTTCCGCCGCGGTTTTCAAAAACAAGGATGTAGCTTAGAAAAATTACCCTATCGCGCTGGATGGTTTCCGCTAGGACCAGTGTTTGCTTTTATTTTATGCCTAGTTATTATCCTCGGCCAAGATTACAGAATGTTTCTAGCAGATAGTATTGATTGGAATGACGTAGTAGTGAGTTATATTGGTATTCCATTATTTCTTTTGATTTGGTTGAGTTATAAATGTTATCGCGGTAGCAGCTTCGTCCGCTATGAAGAGATGATGTTTCCAAAATAG
- the nfo gene encoding deoxyribonuclease IV — MSDKKFIGAHVSATGGLNKAIIRAHALQATAFAMFTKNPRQWKAAALTQNTIESFRATCAEYHYTKEQILPHNSYLINLSHPIKDEFEKSLAAFIDEMHRCEQLGLSLLNFHPGCHLQQINEYTSLTRIAESINVALEKTTSITAVIENTAGQGSHMGFSFEQLAEIIRQIDDKNRIGVCIDTCHAFAAGYDLRTEQSCVATFNDFADTIGFKYLRGLHLNDAQRSCGSRVDRHQSLGEGKIGYTAFAWIMADKRFDGIPIILETINPALWSQEIAWLKTMAASLDTTTTK; from the coding sequence ATGAGTGATAAAAAGTTTATTGGTGCACATGTTAGTGCCACAGGCGGTCTGAATAAAGCTATCATACGCGCACATGCATTACAGGCGACTGCATTCGCTATGTTTACCAAAAATCCACGTCAATGGAAAGCAGCGGCACTGACTCAAAATACGATCGAAAGTTTCCGCGCCACCTGCGCAGAGTATCATTATACTAAAGAGCAAATTTTACCCCACAATAGCTACTTGATTAACCTCAGCCATCCGATCAAAGATGAGTTTGAAAAGTCGCTTGCTGCTTTTATTGACGAAATGCACCGCTGTGAACAATTAGGCCTTAGTCTACTGAACTTCCATCCTGGTTGCCATTTGCAGCAAATCAATGAATACACGAGCCTAACTCGCATTGCAGAGTCTATCAATGTTGCACTAGAGAAAACTACAAGCATCACTGCAGTAATTGAAAATACCGCTGGCCAAGGTAGTCATATGGGATTTAGCTTTGAACAGTTGGCAGAAATCATTCGGCAAATAGATGATAAAAACCGCATCGGTGTCTGTATTGATACCTGTCACGCATTCGCAGCCGGCTATGATTTACGTACCGAACAGAGTTGCGTTGCAACCTTCAATGACTTTGCTGACACCATTGGCTTTAAATATCTGCGTGGTCTGCATTTAAACGATGCTCAAAGATCTTGCGGTAGTAGAGTTGATCGACACCAAAGTTTAGGTGAAGGCAAGATAGGCTATACAGCATTTGCTTGGATTATGGCTGATAAACGTTTTGATGGTATTCCCATTATTTTAGAAACTATTAATCCTGCTCTTTGGTCGCAGGAAATTGCTTGGCTAAAAACTATGGCGGCCAGCTTAGATACCACGACTACGAAGTAA
- the ubiG gene encoding bifunctional 2-polyprenyl-6-hydroxyphenol methylase/3-demethylubiquinol 3-O-methyltransferase UbiG: MNYKANHDSMQQENVNLNEITKFNAVATSWWKPNGKLKLLHRMNPLRFNYILNRAGGLFGKKILDIGCGGGILAESMAREGASVTGLDMSSTLLEVARLHALDSGIKIEYIEQTVEKHAQTNLAVYDIVTCMEMLEHVPNPASIVHSCARLVSQGGEVFFSTINRNIKAWLMVILSAEYLLRIIPYGTHDVNHFIKPAELLNWIDETSLCEQHITGIHYNPLLKIFKFDNNVHINYMLHTRRLN, from the coding sequence ATGAATTACAAAGCTAACCATGACTCTATGCAGCAGGAAAATGTCAATTTAAACGAAATTACTAAATTTAATGCTGTCGCCACCAGTTGGTGGAAACCAAACGGTAAGTTAAAGCTACTACACCGTATGAATCCGCTACGTTTCAACTATATACTGAACCGCGCCGGCGGCTTATTTGGTAAAAAAATTTTAGATATCGGTTGCGGGGGCGGTATTCTAGCAGAAAGTATGGCACGCGAAGGTGCTTCGGTCACTGGTCTAGATATGAGCTCTACGCTGCTAGAAGTAGCACGATTACATGCGTTGGATAGTGGTATTAAGATCGAATATATCGAGCAAACGGTTGAGAAGCATGCACAGACTAACTTGGCCGTGTACGACATAGTAACCTGCATGGAGATGTTAGAGCATGTACCAAACCCAGCCTCTATTGTGCATAGTTGCGCTAGACTTGTCTCGCAGGGAGGCGAAGTATTCTTTTCTACTATTAACCGAAATATTAAAGCTTGGCTAATGGTGATCTTGAGCGCTGAATATTTATTACGCATTATCCCGTACGGTACCCATGATGTAAATCATTTCATTAAGCCCGCTGAGTTACTAAACTGGATAGACGAAACTTCATTATGCGAGCAACATATTACCGGTATACATTATAATCCGCTACTAAAAATATTTAAATTTGATAATAATGTTCATATTAATTATATGCTACATACGCGACGCCTAAACTAA
- the ddlA gene encoding D-alanine--D-alanine ligase: MAKLRVGLIFGGPSAEHEVSLQSAKNIVETIDQEKFDVVLLSIDKEGKWHINDSSDYLIYGENPKYISLKRSNKHVAIVPGRKQSQLVQIETLETLCQLDVIFPIVHGTLGEDGNLQGLLRMANLPFVGSPVLGSAVSMDKDIAKRLLRTADIAVVPSITLTNTNRAHVSYEQIITDLGSSLFIKPANQGSSVGVSQVTDRISFENALTLAFNFDHKVLVESTINGRELECAVLGNDHPETSLCGEIVLSDHFYSYEKKYLSEHGALIMVPAAISQEISNAIRLIAVRAFQALNCAGMARVDVFLTHDNKVLVNEVNTLPGFTNISMYPKLWQATGVSYSELITRLIELAIERDHQERSAKFGRHERI, from the coding sequence ATGGCCAAATTACGCGTCGGGCTGATTTTTGGTGGTCCATCAGCAGAACATGAAGTTTCACTGCAATCAGCTAAAAATATAGTTGAAACTATTGATCAAGAAAAATTCGATGTAGTACTGTTAAGTATAGATAAAGAAGGAAAGTGGCATATCAACGATAGTTCCGATTATTTAATCTACGGGGAAAATCCAAAATATATTTCTCTAAAAAGAAGTAATAAACATGTTGCCATCGTTCCTGGACGTAAACAGTCTCAATTAGTGCAGATAGAGACCTTAGAGACCTTATGCCAGCTAGATGTCATATTTCCTATTGTACATGGTACTTTGGGCGAGGATGGAAATCTGCAAGGGCTGTTACGCATGGCAAATCTACCTTTTGTTGGTTCTCCGGTACTTGGATCCGCTGTCAGTATGGATAAGGATATCGCTAAACGACTGTTGCGTACTGCTGATATTGCAGTAGTACCATCAATAACCCTAACTAACACTAACCGTGCACACGTTAGTTACGAACAAATTATCACTGATCTAGGTTCGTCATTGTTTATTAAACCTGCAAATCAAGGATCATCGGTTGGTGTATCCCAAGTCACAGATCGTATTAGTTTCGAGAATGCACTTACGCTAGCGTTTAATTTTGATCATAAGGTATTAGTTGAATCTACTATTAACGGCCGTGAATTAGAGTGTGCCGTTTTAGGGAATGATCATCCAGAAACTAGTCTCTGTGGTGAAATTGTGTTAAGTGATCACTTTTATTCTTATGAAAAAAAATATCTTAGTGAGCACGGAGCGTTAATCATGGTACCGGCGGCTATCAGCCAGGAAATTAGTAATGCTATCCGTCTGATAGCGGTGCGTGCCTTCCAGGCACTTAACTGCGCTGGAATGGCGCGGGTAGATGTTTTTCTAACTCATGATAATAAAGTACTAGTTAATGAAGTAAATACTTTACCAGGTTTTACTAATATCAGTATGTATCCTAAATTATGGCAGGCTACCGGAGTGAGTTACTCAGAACTTATTACTCGTTTAATAGAGCTAGCTATAGAGCGTGATCATCAAGAGCGATCAGCTAAGTTTGGTCGGCATGAGAGGATTTGA
- the gyrA gene encoding DNA topoisomerase (ATP-hydrolyzing) subunit A yields the protein MSDLAKAREITPISIEEELKRSYLDYAMSVIVGRALPDVRDGLKPVHRRVLFAMSVLGNDWNKPYKKSARVVGDVIGKYHPHGDTAVYDAIVRMAQPFSLRYMLVDGQGNFGSVDGDSAAAMRYTEVRMSKIAHELLVDLEKETVDHVPNYDGTEQIPDVMPTRMPNILVNGSSGIAVGMATNIPPHNLSEVIEGCLAYIADNQISIEELMKYIPGPDFPTAAIINGRRGIEDAYRTGRGKICIRARAEVEADAKTGRETIVVREIPYQVNKARLIEKIAELVKDKRIEGISVLRDESDKDGMRIIIGIKRDAVAEVVLNNLYSMTQLQVSFGINMVALHKGQPKIFSLKEILSAFVCHRQDVVTRRTLFELSKARDRIHILEALAVAQANIESIIALTRKANTPAEAKAVLVVYAWELGTFATSMLDRTVNDRVRPEWLEAKYGIRNGQYYLTEKQAQAILDLRLHKLTCLEHEKLMVEYQELLKNIVELLGILHDPECLMKVIRNELSSIKKQYNDTRRTEITAIASDLLIEDLINQEDVVVTLSYQGYVKYQPLNDYEAQRRGGKGKSAARMKEKDFIHRLLVANTHDTILLFSSRGRMYWMKVYELPAASRGSRGRPIVNLLPLEQNERITTILPVRKYEEGHNVFMATASGTVKKTSLIEFSRPRSAGIIAVNLHGGDELIGVDLTDGSNEVMLFSAYGKVVRFSENQVRSMGRAATGVRGINLTKGDRVVSLIIPRADGHILTVTRHGYGKRTVQAEYPTKSRSTQGVISIKVSERNGEVVGAVQVDNSDQIMMITDAGTLVRTWVSEVSIIGRNTQGITLIRTAEDEHVVSLQRVAEPMDD from the coding sequence ATGAGCGACCTAGCTAAAGCTAGAGAAATAACACCTATTAGCATCGAAGAAGAACTAAAACGTTCTTATCTAGATTACGCGATGTCAGTGATTGTAGGACGTGCGTTACCAGATGTACGCGATGGACTTAAACCAGTACACCGTCGTGTATTATTCGCTATGAGCGTACTCGGTAATGATTGGAATAAACCTTATAAAAAATCTGCACGCGTAGTCGGTGACGTTATTGGTAAATATCATCCCCATGGGGATACTGCGGTCTACGATGCCATCGTGCGTATGGCACAGCCTTTCTCGTTACGTTATATGTTAGTTGACGGTCAGGGTAATTTTGGTTCCGTTGATGGCGACTCGGCTGCTGCGATGCGTTATACAGAAGTACGCATGTCAAAAATCGCCCACGAATTACTAGTAGATTTAGAGAAAGAGACTGTAGACCACGTTCCTAACTACGACGGCACAGAGCAGATTCCTGATGTCATGCCAACAAGGATGCCAAATATACTAGTCAATGGATCTTCCGGTATTGCAGTTGGGATGGCTACTAACATTCCTCCACATAACCTTTCTGAGGTAATAGAAGGCTGCTTAGCATATATTGCTGATAATCAGATTAGTATCGAAGAACTAATGAAATATATTCCTGGTCCGGATTTTCCTACCGCTGCTATTATTAATGGCAGACGTGGTATTGAAGATGCGTACCGGACCGGGCGCGGTAAAATATGTATTCGTGCACGCGCAGAAGTCGAAGCTGATGCGAAGACCGGGCGTGAAACTATTGTTGTGCGTGAAATTCCTTATCAAGTTAATAAAGCACGCCTAATAGAAAAAATCGCTGAACTAGTTAAAGATAAGCGTATAGAAGGTATTAGTGTCCTACGCGACGAGTCTGATAAAGACGGTATGCGTATTATCATTGGAATCAAACGCGATGCTGTAGCTGAGGTAGTACTGAATAACTTATACTCCATGACTCAATTACAGGTGTCGTTTGGTATCAATATGGTAGCGCTACATAAAGGACAACCTAAAATTTTTTCACTCAAAGAGATATTATCGGCTTTTGTTTGTCACCGCCAGGACGTAGTCACTCGCCGGACTCTTTTCGAATTAAGTAAAGCTCGCGATCGTATTCATATCTTGGAAGCACTAGCGGTAGCGCAGGCCAATATTGAGTCGATCATTGCGCTTACCCGTAAAGCAAATACACCAGCAGAAGCTAAAGCAGTATTAGTAGTTTACGCTTGGGAGTTAGGTACCTTTGCTACCTCTATGCTGGATCGTACAGTTAATGATAGGGTGCGTCCGGAATGGTTAGAAGCTAAATATGGTATCCGTAATGGCCAGTACTATCTAACAGAAAAGCAGGCGCAGGCTATTCTAGATTTACGCTTGCATAAATTGACTTGCTTAGAACACGAAAAGCTCATGGTAGAGTACCAAGAACTATTGAAGAATATTGTTGAGCTGCTTGGCATTTTACACGATCCAGAATGTCTCATGAAAGTAATCAGGAATGAATTAAGTAGTATTAAAAAACAGTATAACGATACTCGTCGTACTGAGATTACTGCGATTGCTTCAGATCTTCTGATAGAAGATTTGATCAACCAGGAAGATGTTGTCGTTACTCTGTCCTATCAAGGTTACGTGAAATATCAGCCATTAAATGACTATGAGGCACAGCGACGAGGTGGAAAAGGAAAATCTGCAGCACGCATGAAAGAAAAAGATTTTATTCATCGTCTACTTGTAGCTAACACCCACGATACTATTCTGCTCTTCTCTAGCCGTGGCAGAATGTATTGGATGAAAGTATATGAATTACCCGCAGCCAGCCGCGGCTCACGTGGGCGACCGATCGTTAACTTACTGCCGCTAGAGCAGAATGAGCGTATCACTACCATTCTACCCGTTCGTAAGTACGAAGAAGGACATAATGTGTTTATGGCTACTGCTAGTGGTACGGTTAAGAAAACATCACTAATAGAATTCAGCCGTCCACGCAGTGCCGGAATTATAGCCGTTAATCTACATGGAGGAGATGAGCTAATTGGAGTAGATTTAACTGACGGTAGCAACGAAGTCATGTTATTTTCAGCTTACGGTAAAGTAGTACGTTTCTCCGAAAATCAGGTCCGTAGTATGGGCCGTGCCGCAACAGGAGTACGAGGCATTAACCTAACTAAGGGTGATAGAGTAGTATCACTTATTATACCACGTGCAGATGGTCATATACTGACTGTTACTAGGCATGGTTATGGTAAGCGAACTGTTCAGGCAGAATATCCAACCAAATCCCGTTCGACTCAAGGAGTTATATCGATCAAAGTGAGCGAACGTAACGGCGAGGTTGTGGGCGCAGTTCAAGTAGATAATTCTGATCAGATTATGATGATAACAGATGCAGGTACACTAGTACGTACCTGGGTTTCTGAGGTTAGCATAATTGGTCGTAATACTCAAGGTATTACACTCATCCGTACTGCCGAAGATGAACATGTAGTAAGCTTACAGCGTGTAGCTGAACCAATGGATGATTAG
- the mepS gene encoding bifunctional murein DD-endopeptidase/murein LD-carboxypeptidase, translating to MLKYQYILRSIQQVIFTVAIAVFFSACSNDHKSKLTMDTVYNSTHCFQQASKNELTFEAIINNFDRKSKILNQYAKWKGVRYRLGGISKRGIDCSAFVQHTFSEQFGLKLPRSTIHQKKLGITIHSTQLLPGDLVFFKFNTHSIGSHVGIYLDNDLFVHAATSSGVMISNINDWYWKVCYREARRILRNGT from the coding sequence ATGCTAAAATACCAGTATATCTTGAGATCTATTCAACAGGTAATTTTTACCGTAGCGATAGCTGTCTTTTTTTCAGCATGTAGTAATGATCATAAATCGAAACTTACTATGGATACAGTCTATAATTCAACTCATTGTTTTCAACAAGCTTCTAAGAACGAATTAACATTCGAAGCCATTATTAATAATTTTGATAGGAAATCGAAGATACTGAATCAATATGCAAAATGGAAAGGTGTACGTTATCGGCTAGGTGGAATCTCCAAAAGAGGTATAGATTGCTCTGCTTTTGTACAACATACTTTTAGTGAACAGTTTGGTCTTAAACTGCCACGTTCGACTATACATCAGAAAAAACTAGGCATAACAATTCATAGTACTCAGTTACTACCAGGTGATCTAGTATTTTTTAAATTTAATACTCACTCTATCGGTAGTCACGTAGGAATTTACCTAGATAATGATTTATTCGTACATGCTGCAACTAGCAGTGGTGTGATGATCTCTAATATAAATGATTGGTACTGGAAAGTTTGTTATCGTGAAGCACGAAGGATACTCAGAAATGGTACATAA
- the nrdA gene encoding class 1a ribonucleoside-diphosphate reductase subunit alpha has product MSQSLLVTKRDGRKENINLEKIHRVINWAAEGLDNVSVSQVELRSHIQFYDGIKTSDIHETIIKAAADLISREAPDYQYLAARLAVLHLRKKAYGKFEPPKLYDHVLRLVEIGKYDKHLLEDYSFEEFAKMDSFINHWRDMNFSYAAVKQLEGKYLVQNRITGEIYESAQFLYMLVAACLFSSYPRANRLDYVRRFYDAVSTFKISLPTPIMSGVRTPTRQFSSCVLIECGDSLDSINATSSAIVKYVSQRAGIGINAGRIRAIGSPIRGGEAFHTGCIPFYKHFQTAVKSCSQGGVRGGAATLFYPMWHLEVESMLVLKNNRGVEANRVRYMDYGVQINKLMYQRLVNNDQITLFSPSDVPGLYDAFFADQDEFEQLYCAYEKNASIRKHRIKAVELFSLMMQERASTGRIYVQHVDHCNTHSPFDKTVAPIRQSNLCLEIVLPTKPIDDINEKSSEIALCTLSALNLGTIQNLDDFEELAMLTVRALDALLDYQYYPIPSAHRGAIGRRTLGVGVINYAYYLAKHGVRYSDGSANNLTHRTFEAIQYYLLKASNNLAKERGACPWFHETTYAQGILPIDTYKKYLDSIVSEPLHYDWEGLREDIKQSGLRNSTLSALMPSETSSQISNATNGIEPPRGHVSIKASKDGILRQVVPESVSLYNAYEFLWDMPGNDGYLHLVGIMQKFVDQSISANTNYDPSRFPYGKVPMKQLLKDLLTAYKLGVKTLYYQNTRDGTKETQEDMPAAQQEDCESDACKI; this is encoded by the coding sequence ATGAGCCAAAGTCTGCTAGTTACTAAACGCGACGGACGCAAAGAAAACATCAATTTGGAGAAAATCCACCGGGTCATAAACTGGGCTGCCGAGGGACTCGATAATGTTTCCGTGTCTCAAGTAGAATTACGTTCCCATATTCAATTTTACGATGGAATTAAAACTTCTGATATCCATGAAACAATCATTAAAGCAGCTGCAGACTTAATATCACGGGAAGCACCGGATTATCAGTATTTAGCGGCGCGACTAGCAGTACTCCACCTACGTAAAAAAGCTTATGGTAAGTTCGAGCCACCAAAGTTATATGATCATGTTTTACGTTTGGTAGAAATTGGTAAATATGATAAACATCTACTAGAAGACTACAGCTTCGAAGAATTCGCTAAGATGGATAGTTTTATTAATCATTGGCGCGATATGAATTTCTCCTACGCAGCAGTGAAACAACTAGAAGGAAAATATCTGGTACAAAACCGGATTACGGGAGAAATTTATGAAAGCGCCCAGTTTCTATATATGTTAGTAGCTGCCTGTTTGTTTTCTAGTTACCCACGCGCTAACCGTCTTGATTATGTCCGACGTTTCTACGACGCGGTATCGACATTTAAAATATCATTGCCAACACCGATTATGTCTGGGGTGCGAACACCAACCCGTCAGTTTAGTTCGTGCGTATTAATTGAGTGCGGTGATAGCCTGGATTCAATTAATGCAACATCCAGCGCTATTGTAAAATATGTATCCCAGCGAGCTGGGATTGGCATAAATGCCGGCCGAATTCGTGCTATCGGTAGTCCGATTCGTGGTGGTGAGGCATTTCATACCGGTTGCATTCCTTTTTATAAACATTTCCAGACTGCTGTGAAATCTTGTTCACAGGGCGGTGTGCGAGGTGGTGCAGCTACCCTATTTTATCCTATGTGGCATCTAGAAGTTGAAAGTATGCTGGTATTGAAAAATAACCGCGGTGTAGAGGCTAATAGAGTTCGTTATATGGATTATGGCGTTCAAATTAATAAATTAATGTATCAACGCCTAGTTAATAATGATCAAATCACTTTATTTAGCCCATCAGATGTTCCAGGACTCTATGACGCCTTCTTCGCTGATCAAGATGAATTCGAACAACTATACTGTGCGTATGAAAAAAATGCGAGCATTCGAAAACATCGCATCAAGGCTGTGGAACTATTCTCACTCATGATGCAAGAACGTGCTTCTACTGGAAGAATTTATGTCCAGCATGTAGATCACTGTAATACCCACAGCCCATTTGATAAAACAGTAGCACCAATTCGCCAGTCTAATTTATGTCTAGAGATTGTTTTACCTACAAAACCTATTGACGATATCAATGAAAAAAGCAGTGAAATTGCTTTATGCACTCTATCAGCTTTAAATCTGGGTACTATTCAAAATCTGGATGATTTCGAAGAACTTGCTATGCTTACTGTCCGTGCCCTTGATGCGCTACTAGATTATCAATATTATCCTATTCCGTCCGCTCATCGCGGCGCTATAGGTCGTCGTACACTAGGGGTTGGTGTTATAAACTATGCGTATTATTTGGCTAAACATGGTGTACGTTACTCTGACGGTAGTGCTAATAATTTAACCCACCGTACGTTCGAAGCAATTCAGTATTACCTACTAAAAGCTTCTAATAATCTAGCTAAAGAGCGTGGCGCTTGTCCGTGGTTTCATGAAACCACTTATGCTCAGGGAATTTTGCCAATAGATACATATAAAAAATATTTAGACAGTATCGTAAGTGAACCGCTGCATTATGATTGGGAAGGATTGCGTGAAGATATTAAACAATCAGGTTTGCGTAACTCAACTTTATCAGCACTCATGCCATCTGAAACTTCTTCGCAGATTTCTAATGCTACTAATGGTATTGAACCACCACGAGGCCATGTTAGCATTAAAGCATCAAAAGACGGTATCCTACGTCAGGTTGTCCCAGAATCAGTTAGCTTATATAATGCCTACGAGTTTTTATGGGATATGCCGGGTAATGATGGTTATCTACACTTAGTCGGGATCATGCAAAAGTTTGTCGATCAATCAATATCTGCTAATACTAACTACGATCCGTCCCGTTTTCCATACGGTAAGGTACCAATGAAACAGCTGTTAAAAGATTTGCTCACTGCCTATAAATTAGGTGTGAAGACACTCTATTACCAAAATACCCGTGATGGTACAAAAGAAACACAGGAAGATATGCCGGCTGCACAGCAAGAAGATTGTGAAAGCGATGCTTGCAAGATTTAA